A stretch of the Enterobacteriaceae endosymbiont of Donacia proxima genome encodes the following:
- the rpiA gene encoding ribose-5-phosphate isomerase RpiA produces the protein MINRLKNIASKVAIKYIKNNNIIGIGSGTTISQFIKILYNEKKNIKGVVSASKYSTKKLKKYNFNVYEINKINKIGIYFDSADEVNDKMQMIKGGGAALTNEKIISNCSDIFICIIDQSKYVKNLGKLHPVPIEIIPSAETLITRKLSYIGAIAKLREKTITEHGNLILDVYKLNLHNPIKIEKYINTIPGVVTVGLFTQRCADIVIIGKYNSTVSIINKKNLK, from the coding sequence ATGATAAATAGATTAAAAAATATTGCATCTAAAGTAGCAATAAAATATATTAAAAATAATAATATTATAGGTATCGGTTCAGGTACTACAATATCTCAATTTATTAAAATTTTATATAATGAAAAAAAAAATATAAAAGGTGTTGTATCTGCTTCTAAATATTCGACTAAAAAATTAAAAAAATATAATTTTAATGTTTATGAAATAAATAAAATAAATAAAATTGGAATATATTTTGATAGTGCTGATGAAGTTAATGATAAAATGCAAATGATAAAAGGAGGAGGAGCCGCATTAACTAATGAAAAAATTATATCTAATTGTTCAGATATATTTATTTGTATTATTGATCAATCTAAATATGTAAAAAATTTAGGTAAATTACACCCAGTTCCTATAGAAATTATACCTTCTGCAGAAACTTTAATTACTAGAAAATTATCATATATCGGAGCTATAGCAAAATTAAGAGAAAAAACAATTACAGAACATGGTAATTTAATATTAGATGTATATAAATTAAATTTACATAATCCTATTAAAATAGAAAAATATATAAATACTATTCCTGGAGTTGTAACTGTTGGATTATTTACTCAAAGATGTGCTGATATAGTTATTATAGGAAAATATAATTCTACAGTATCAATAATAAATAAAAAGAATTTAAAATAA
- a CDS encoding FAD-binding oxidoreductase, with translation MTKWSIGKIKEIKYWTNNLFSIILKAKVNNFFAGQFTKLALKINNKKIQRAYSYINSPENKNYEFYISNINKGNLTPYLYKLKINDKIMIAKNALGNFTINNVKSCKNLWMLSTGTGIGPYLSILQDNICFRKFKQIILVHSIRYIEDFNYLNLVKKIKQKYYNQLIIKIILTKKININNSILYGYIPNLIKNGTLEKDIGIKIHTNNSHVMLCGNPNMIKQTQKFLEQYRNFSKNLINKKGNITYEQYW, from the coding sequence ATGACAAAATGGAGTATCGGGAAAATAAAAGAAATTAAGTATTGGACAAATAATTTATTTAGTATTATTTTAAAAGCAAAAGTTAATAATTTTTTTGCTGGACAATTTACTAAATTAGCATTAAAAATTAATAATAAAAAAATACAAAGAGCATATTCATATATTAATTCACCAGAAAATAAAAATTATGAATTTTATATTTCTAATATAAATAAAGGTAATTTAACTCCATATTTATATAAATTAAAAATTAATGATAAAATTATGATTGCTAAAAATGCATTAGGAAATTTTACAATAAATAATGTTAAATCTTGTAAAAATTTATGGATGTTATCTACAGGAACAGGTATTGGTCCTTATCTTTCAATATTACAAGATAATATATGTTTTAGAAAATTTAAACAAATAATTTTAGTACATTCTATTAGATACATAGAAGATTTTAATTATTTAAATTTAGTTAAAAAAATAAAACAAAAATATTATAATCAATTAATTATTAAAATTATTTTAACTAAAAAAATTAATATTAATAATTCTATTTTATATGGTTATATTCCTAATTTAATTAAAAATGGTACTTTAGAAAAAGATATTGGTATTAAAATACATACTAATAATAGTCATGTAATGCTTTGTGGTAATCCAAATATGATTAAACAAACTCAAAAATTTTTAGAACAATATAGAAATTTTTCTAAAAATTTAATAAATAAAAAAGGTAATATTACATATGAACAATATTGGTAA
- a CDS encoding UvrD-helicase domain-containing protein: protein MKNVNLLKNLNNKQKEIVSENRKNLLILAGAGSGKTLVLIRRIAWLIYKENCSPKSILAVTFTNKAAIELKTRIKSLLINDFQKDNIWVGTFHSFAYYLLRIHYLNVGLTKNFQIIDSYDQKIIIKRILKKLSLKDKIFSIEKILKYINNIKNNLLNNHYYENNLYNINLSKIYDEYQNFCKITEVIDFNELIFYLYKLFLDNPKILKIYQKRFQNILIDEFQDTNDIQYKFISLLYNKNYNTKIILVGDDDQSIYGWRGAEINNMSRFLQEFDGVKTILLEQNYRSTSNILNAANKLISYNNSRLKKKLWTNADNGDLITIYYALNEFDEAEYIAQCIKKKTLKKKIELNNYAILYRNNSQSRVLEEVMLKFSIPYKIYGGTQFFDRQEIKNILSYLRLMSNQNDDSSFERIINIPKRGIGNTTLNIIKYIANKNSLTLWNSSLFLLKNKNFLNKKSFNSLEKFITLIILLKNNIKKQPLFKIIEQTIKNSGLWDMYNKNYLFEKDNTKINNLKEFINAAKYFTEKKLQFEIKSNILNIKDNNLLTDFLSQTLLLNENINKNNEKKNNYIQLMTIHASKGLEFSEVFIIGMEEGIFPNKISFDEKSINEERRLAYVGITRAKKKLTLTYTKKRFLYGKEIKSIKSRFIEELPQNCIENINYIQNINFLPEQDHFFIKKKYFIGQIVHHKIFGQGIILKIEILKKNEKLQIKFDNTIIKWIMSNYIKSSF from the coding sequence ATGAAAAATGTAAATTTATTAAAAAATTTAAATAATAAACAAAAAGAAATAGTATCTGAAAATAGAAAAAATTTATTAATATTAGCAGGAGCTGGTAGTGGTAAAACATTAGTATTAATTCGTAGAATAGCTTGGTTAATTTATAAAGAGAATTGTTCTCCTAAATCTATTTTAGCAGTAACTTTTACGAATAAAGCAGCAATAGAATTAAAAACTAGAATTAAATCATTATTAATAAACGATTTTCAGAAAGATAATATCTGGGTAGGTACTTTTCATAGTTTTGCTTATTACTTATTAAGAATACATTACCTAAATGTAGGATTAACAAAAAATTTTCAAATTATAGACTCCTATGATCAAAAAATAATAATTAAACGAATCTTAAAAAAGTTATCTTTAAAAGATAAGATTTTTTCTATAGAAAAAATCTTAAAATATATAAATAATATAAAAAATAATTTATTAAATAATCATTATTATGAAAATAATTTATATAATATTAATTTATCTAAAATCTATGATGAATATCAAAATTTTTGTAAAATAACAGAAGTAATTGATTTTAATGAATTAATATTTTATTTATATAAATTATTTTTAGATAATCCTAAAATATTAAAAATATATCAAAAAAGATTTCAAAATATTTTAATAGATGAGTTTCAAGATACTAATGATATACAATATAAGTTTATTTCTTTATTATATAATAAAAATTATAATACAAAAATTATTCTTGTAGGTGATGATGATCAATCTATTTATGGATGGAGAGGAGCTGAAATTAATAATATGAGTCGTTTTTTACAAGAATTTGATGGAGTAAAGACAATATTATTAGAACAAAATTATCGTTCTACTTCTAATATTTTAAATGCTGCAAATAAATTAATTTCTTATAATAATAGTAGATTAAAAAAAAAATTATGGACTAATGCAGATAATGGAGATCTTATTACGATATATTACGCATTAAATGAATTTGATGAAGCTGAATATATTGCTCAATGTATAAAAAAAAAAACACTTAAAAAAAAAATTGAATTAAATAATTATGCAATTTTGTATAGAAATAATTCACAATCACGTGTTTTAGAAGAAGTAATGTTAAAATTTTCTATTCCATATAAAATATATGGAGGAACACAATTTTTTGACCGTCAAGAAATAAAAAATATTTTATCTTATTTAAGATTAATGTCTAATCAAAATGATGATAGTTCGTTTGAACGAATAATAAATATTCCTAAAAGAGGTATTGGTAATACTACATTAAATATTATAAAATATATTGCTAATAAGAATTCTTTGACATTATGGAATTCTAGTTTATTTTTATTAAAAAATAAAAATTTTTTGAATAAAAAATCATTTAATTCATTAGAAAAATTTATTACACTAATTATATTATTAAAAAATAATATAAAAAAACAACCATTATTTAAAATTATTGAACAAACGATAAAAAATTCTGGATTATGGGATATGTATAACAAAAATTATTTATTTGAAAAAGATAATACTAAAATAAATAATTTAAAAGAATTTATTAATGCTGCAAAATATTTTACAGAAAAAAAATTACAATTTGAAATAAAATCAAATATTTTAAATATAAAAGATAATAATTTATTAACAGATTTTCTTTCTCAAACACTTTTATTAAATGAAAATATAAATAAAAATAATGAAAAAAAAAATAATTATATACAATTAATGACTATTCATGCATCAAAGGGATTAGAATTCTCTGAAGTTTTTATTATTGGTATGGAAGAAGGTATTTTCCCTAATAAAATTTCCTTCGATGAAAAATCTATAAATGAAGAAAGACGTTTAGCATATGTAGGTATTACTAGAGCAAAAAAAAAATTAACTTTAACTTATACAAAAAAACGTTTTCTTTATGGTAAAGAAATTAAATCAATAAAATCAAGATTTATTGAAGAATTACCACAAAATTGTATAGAAAATATTAATTATATTCAAAATATTAATTTTTTACCAGAACAAGATCATTTTTTTATAAAAAAAAAATATTTTATAGGACAAATAGTCCATCATAAAATTTTCGGTCAAGGAATTATTTTAAAAATAGAAATTCTTAAAAAGAATGAAAAATTACAAATTAAATTTGATAATACAATAATAAAATGGATAATGTCTAATTATATAAAATCTTCTTTTTAA
- the prfB gene encoding peptide chain release factor 2 (programmed frameshift): MSENILIQNKLKEIKKKNNFIRGFLNYSKYQKKLLVIKEKLQNPNIWKNINNLLSLNKKKSNIENILLPLDDINQEIIDINELTNLAIHYNDKKMLKESIKILFQIQKKINNLELKNFFVKKNDKKNCFIDIQSGSGGTESQDWAKIIMRMYLKWAEKKKYQVTIINESPGEVIGIKSSTIHIIGEYAFGWLRTESGIHRLVRKNPFNSSGRRHTSFASTFIYPEVKDNVDISINMEDLRIDVYKASGSGGQHVNRTESAVRITHIPTGIVTQCQNNRSQHKNRIQAIKQIKYKIYELQNKIKKKTKKEIEKNKFNISWGYQIRSYILDDSRIKDIRTGIESNNIQSVLNGNLDQFIQASLKLGI, translated from the exons ATGTCAGAAAATATTTTGATACAAAATAAATTAAAAGAAATAAAAAAAAAAAATAATTTTATTAGGGGGTTCCTT AATTATTCAAAATATCAAAAAAAATTATTAGTAATAAAAGAAAAATTACAAAATCCAAATATTTGGAAAAATATAAATAATTTACTTTCTTTAAATAAAAAAAAATCTAATATAGAAAATATTTTATTACCTTTAGATGATATTAATCAAGAAATTATTGATATTAATGAATTAACTAATTTAGCAATTCATTATAATGATAAAAAAATGTTAAAAGAATCTATAAAAATTTTATTTCAAATACAAAAAAAAATAAATAATTTAGAATTAAAAAATTTTTTTGTTAAAAAAAATGATAAAAAAAATTGTTTTATAGATATCCAATCTGGATCTGGAGGTACAGAATCTCAAGATTGGGCTAAAATAATAATGAGAATGTATTTAAAATGGGCAGAAAAAAAAAAATATCAAGTAACTATAATAAATGAATCTCCAGGAGAAGTTATTGGGATTAAATCATCTACAATTCATATTATTGGTGAATATGCTTTCGGATGGCTTCGTACAGAAAGTGGGATTCATCGTTTAGTCAGAAAAAATCCTTTTAATTCTTCAGGTAGAAGACATACATCTTTTGCTTCAACTTTTATATATCCTGAAGTTAAGGATAATGTAGATATATCCATTAATATGGAAGATTTACGTATCGATGTATATAAAGCATCTGGGTCAGGAGGACAACATGTAAACCGTACAGAATCTGCTGTGCGTATTACACATATTCCTACCGGAATAGTTACACAATGCCAAAATAATAGATCGCAACATAAAAATAGAATTCAAGCTATAAAACAAATAAAATATAAAATATATGAGTTACAAAATAAAATAAAAAAAAAAACAAAAAAAGAAATAGAAAAAAATAAATTTAATATTAGTTGGGGATATCAAATACGTTCTTATATATTAGATGATTCAAGAATAAAAGATATAAGAACTGGTATTGAAAGTAATAACATACAATCCGTATTAAACGGTAATTTAGATCAATTTATTCAAGCAAGTTTAAAATTAGGTATATAA
- the lysS gene encoding lysine--tRNA ligase: MSGAKNQLNNIKNIRNNEITFRYKKLEILKKTNNIVFPNNFKVNITCNYLNQILDKKKNFLNKKILHIAGRIVNIRIMGKASFINIQDYTGKIQIYISQNEISYQEYKKFLEEYDLGDIIGIIGYIFETKTKVLSIFCQKIYLLTKAIKPLPDKYHGLQNKEIKYRKRYLDLIVNKKTRYVFNKRHQIILNIRNFMNKNNFIEVETPMMHSIPGGALAKPFITYHNKYNMNIYLRIAPELYLKRLIIGGFNKIFEINRNFRNEGISTQHNPEFTMMELYIAYSDYKDLMFFFEKLFKKIYKKIFKNNILKYDNHVFDLNNQFNKLTMKEAIIKFYPDFSLEHLENLNKLIKITNLINVNINLNWSKGKIISKIFEEKIIHKIIEPTFITEYPIEVSPLSRSNDLNSSFTDRFEFFICGMEIANGFSELNDSEEQKKRFQNQESHKNISIDKNINNQFYDKDYIEALEYGLPPTAGLGVGIDRLVMLFTNTKSIRDVILFPMLRPI, encoded by the coding sequence ATGTCTGGAGCTAAAAATCAATTAAATAATATTAAAAATATTCGTAATAATGAAATAACATTTCGATATAAAAAACTAGAAATATTAAAAAAAACTAATAATATAGTTTTCCCTAATAATTTTAAAGTTAATATTACGTGTAATTATTTAAATCAAATTTTAGATAAAAAAAAGAATTTTTTAAATAAAAAAATATTACATATTGCAGGAAGGATAGTAAATATACGTATTATGGGTAAAGCTTCTTTTATTAATATTCAAGATTATACAGGTAAAATACAAATTTATATATCTCAAAATGAAATTTCTTATCAAGAATATAAAAAATTTTTAGAAGAATATGATCTTGGAGATATTATAGGTATAATTGGTTATATTTTTGAAACTAAAACTAAAGTTTTATCAATTTTTTGTCAAAAAATTTATTTATTAACAAAAGCAATAAAACCATTACCTGATAAATATCATGGATTACAAAATAAAGAAATAAAATATAGAAAAAGATATTTAGATCTTATTGTTAATAAAAAAACACGTTATGTTTTTAATAAAAGACATCAAATTATATTAAATATTCGAAATTTTATGAACAAAAATAATTTTATTGAAGTAGAAACTCCAATGATGCATAGTATTCCAGGAGGAGCGTTAGCTAAACCTTTTATAACTTATCATAATAAATATAATATGAATATATATTTACGTATTGCTCCTGAATTATATTTAAAACGTTTAATTATTGGTGGATTTAATAAAATATTTGAAATTAATAGAAATTTCCGTAATGAAGGAATATCAACTCAACATAATCCTGAGTTTACTATGATGGAATTATATATTGCATACTCAGATTATAAAGATTTAATGTTTTTTTTTGAAAAATTATTTAAAAAAATATATAAAAAAATATTTAAAAATAACATATTAAAATATGATAATCACGTATTTGATTTAAATAATCAATTTAATAAATTAACTATGAAAGAAGCTATTATTAAATTTTATCCTGATTTTTCTTTAGAACATTTAGAAAATCTTAATAAATTAATAAAAATTACTAATTTAATAAATGTTAATATTAATTTAAATTGGAGTAAAGGTAAGATTATTTCTAAAATTTTTGAAGAAAAAATTATTCATAAAATTATAGAACCAACATTTATTACAGAATATCCTATTGAAGTTTCCCCTCTTTCAAGAAGTAATGATTTAAATTCTTCATTTACTGATAGATTTGAATTTTTCATTTGTGGAATGGAAATAGCAAATGGTTTTTCTGAACTTAATGATTCTGAAGAACAAAAAAAAAGATTTCAAAACCAAGAAAGTCATAAAAATATCAGTATTGATAAAAATATTAATAATCAATTTTATGATAAAGATTATATTGAAGCGTTAGAATATGGATTACCTCCTACAGCTGGATTAGGTGTAGGAATAGATAGACTAGTTATGTTATTTACAAATACTAAATCAATAAGAGATGTTATTTTATTTCCGATGTTAAGACCTATTTAA
- the tpiA gene encoding triose-phosphate isomerase has protein sequence MKKFLIIANWKLNGSYNFIDKNINIIKKINNSLNYCRLSIAPPYVYLNYINNLIKNTSIFLTAQNVDVNLKGSFTGEISVNMLKDIGVKYVIIGHSERRIYHNEDINLISKKFILIKKYNLIPILCIGETEQQKKHKLIEKICINQINSILKISDVNIFNNTIIAYEPLWAIGSGKIADLNEVKKVILFIRKYISSINMKIVENIYFQYGGSVNYHNIDHFFKKKYINGFLIGKVSLTIKNFILLIEKIEKNLDLLNRS, from the coding sequence ATGAAAAAATTTTTGATTATTGCTAATTGGAAGTTAAATGGTAGTTATAATTTTATAGATAAAAATATAAATATAATTAAAAAAATAAATAATTCTTTAAATTATTGTCGATTATCTATTGCACCTCCTTATGTATATTTAAACTATATTAATAATTTAATAAAAAATACCTCTATATTTTTAACAGCACAGAATGTAGATGTTAATTTAAAAGGATCTTTTACAGGAGAAATATCAGTAAATATGTTAAAAGATATAGGTGTAAAATATGTTATAATTGGTCATTCAGAAAGAAGAATATATCATAATGAAGATATTAATCTTATATCAAAAAAATTTATATTAATTAAAAAATATAATTTGATTCCAATTTTATGTATAGGAGAAACTGAACAACAAAAAAAACATAAATTAATAGAAAAAATTTGTATTAATCAAATTAATAGTATACTTAAAATTAGTGATGTTAATATATTTAATAATACTATTATAGCTTATGAACCACTCTGGGCTATTGGATCTGGTAAAATAGCAGATTTAAATGAAGTAAAAAAAGTTATTTTATTTATTAGAAAATATATATCATCTATAAATATGAAAATAGTAGAAAATATATATTTTCAATATGGTGGATCAGTTAATTATCATAATATAGATCATTTTTTTAAAAAAAAATATATAAATGGGTTTTTAATAGGCAAAGTTTCTTTAACAATAAAAAACTTCATACTTTTAATTGAAAAAATAGAAAAAAATTTAGACCTATTAAATAGGTCTTAA
- the dapF gene encoding diaminopimelate epimerase, producing the protein MKFTKMHALGNDFIIINNIKNTVFFTKDIIQKLSNRYLGIGFDQLLLVESSVNKKIDFNYRIFNSNGSEVEQCGNGARCLALYLKIKKLIYKKKICVSTKNRVIYLQIIDDKIISVNMGIPLFNPVNIPFITNHIKDTYKIYFQNKYIYFNIVSLGNPHCIIQVNDILKTPVSLIGSFLENHNLFPQKVNVGFVEYIDINNIKLRVFERGVGETNACGSGACAAVAVGIKKNILSEKVYVNLRGGIITITWKGNKNNLFMIGEANYIYDGKIIL; encoded by the coding sequence ATAAAATTTACAAAAATGCATGCATTGGGTAATGATTTTATTATTATAAATAATATAAAAAATACTGTCTTTTTTACAAAAGATATTATACAAAAATTATCTAATAGATATTTAGGTATAGGTTTTGATCAATTATTATTAGTTGAATCATCAGTTAATAAAAAAATCGATTTTAATTATAGAATTTTTAATTCTAATGGTAGTGAAGTAGAACAATGTGGTAATGGAGCACGTTGTCTGGCATTATATTTAAAAATAAAAAAATTAATTTATAAAAAAAAAATATGTGTAAGTACAAAAAATCGTGTGATATATTTGCAAATTATAGATGATAAAATAATTTCTGTAAATATGGGTATTCCTCTATTTAATCCTGTAAATATACCTTTTATAACTAATCATATTAAAGATACTTATAAAATTTATTTTCAAAATAAATATATTTATTTTAATATTGTTTCATTAGGAAATCCTCATTGTATAATACAAGTAAATGATATTTTAAAAACTCCTGTATCATTAATCGGATCTTTTTTAGAAAATCATAATTTATTTCCACAAAAAGTTAATGTTGGTTTCGTGGAATATATAGATATAAATAATATTAAATTAAGAGTTTTTGAAAGAGGAGTAGGTGAAACTAATGCTTGTGGTTCAGGGGCTTGTGCAGCTGTAGCTGTGGGAATAAAAAAAAATATTTTATCAGAAAAAGTATATGTTAATCTTCGTGGAGGAATTATAACTATTACTTGGAAAGGAAATAAAAATAATTTATTTATGATAGGAGAAGCTAATTATATTTATGATGGTAAAATTATATTATAA
- a CDS encoding Do family serine endopeptidase produces the protein MKKFKIIFYIFFFISNVIFTLRNVHAKLLPFNSITKWDNHQLPSLSIILSKVTPSVVNINVQGSIFVSQFKLPQKVQEYLNEKFLLCKEGSPYENTPICGNSDNILQQKFHSIGSGVIIDSKKGLIITNNHVIDHADYISVELNNGKIYEAKILGQDPKTDLALIQIKDKTGNLKSVKIANSDTLKVGDYTIAIGNPYGLGESVTSGIISGLGRSGLNIENFENFIQTDAAINKGSSGGALVNLNGDLIGINTAILAPHEGNIGIGFAIPSNTVMNLVNQFIKFGKIERGFLGIYGVELDPQIAKVMKVPNIFKGTFVREVISSNDILKPGDIIITLNNKRINSYALLKAKISILMRGTIIKLGIIRNGIFKIIEIKLDDFCDNKFSNENTIYGIEGAYLENMSLEKKYLIFKKIKKIGVKVIQIIPNSPAAIIGLKKGDIIIGINQNNIKNIKDLKKILDKQPSLILLKIIRGNKELYLLN, from the coding sequence ATGAAGAAATTTAAAATAATTTTTTATATATTTTTTTTTATAAGTAATGTAATATTTACATTACGTAATGTACATGCAAAATTATTACCATTTAATTCAATAACAAAATGGGATAATCATCAATTACCAAGTTTATCTATTATATTATCAAAAGTTACTCCCTCTGTTGTTAACATTAATGTACAAGGTAGTATTTTCGTATCACAATTCAAATTACCTCAAAAAGTACAAGAATATTTAAATGAAAAATTTTTACTTTGTAAAGAGGGATCACCGTATGAAAATACTCCTATTTGTGGAAATAGTGATAATATTCTTCAACAAAAATTTCATTCTATTGGATCTGGAGTAATAATAGATTCTAAAAAAGGTTTAATTATTACTAATAATCATGTTATAGATCATGCAGATTATATTTCAGTAGAATTAAATAATGGAAAAATTTATGAAGCTAAAATTTTAGGACAAGATCCAAAGACAGATTTAGCTTTAATACAAATAAAAGATAAAACTGGAAATTTAAAAAGTGTAAAAATAGCTAATTCTGATACTTTAAAAGTAGGAGATTATACTATAGCAATAGGTAATCCATATGGATTAGGAGAAAGTGTTACATCAGGAATTATATCAGGATTAGGACGTAGTGGACTTAATATTGAAAATTTTGAAAATTTTATTCAAACAGATGCAGCGATTAATAAAGGTAGTTCTGGAGGAGCGTTAGTTAATTTAAATGGAGATTTAATCGGGATAAATACTGCTATTTTAGCTCCTCATGAAGGAAATATAGGTATTGGATTCGCTATACCAAGTAATACTGTTATGAATTTAGTTAATCAATTTATTAAATTTGGAAAAATAGAAAGAGGTTTTTTAGGTATTTATGGTGTTGAACTTGACCCACAAATAGCAAAAGTTATGAAAGTACCTAATATATTTAAGGGAACTTTTGTACGTGAAGTAATATCATCTAATGATATATTAAAACCTGGTGACATTATAATCACATTAAATAATAAAAGAATTAATAGTTATGCTTTATTAAAAGCAAAAATTAGTATATTAATGCGAGGAACTATTATTAAATTAGGAATAATAAGAAATGGAATTTTTAAAATAATAGAAATAAAATTAGATGATTTTTGTGATAATAAATTTTCTAATGAAAATACTATATATGGTATTGAAGGTGCATATTTAGAAAATATGTCTTTAGAAAAAAAATATCTTATTTTCAAAAAAATAAAAAAAATTGGAGTAAAAGTTATTCAAATAATACCTAATTCACCAGCTGCGATAATAGGATTAAAAAAAGGTGATATAATAATAGGAATTAATCAAAATAATATAAAAAATATAAAAGATCTTAAAAAAATTTTAGATAAACAACCATCTTTAATATTATTAAAGATAATAAGAGGAAATAAAGAATTATATTTATTAAATTAA